The Pygocentrus nattereri isolate fPygNat1 chromosome 4, fPygNat1.pri, whole genome shotgun sequence genome includes a window with the following:
- the LOC108426276 gene encoding uncharacterized protein LOC108426276 gives MSCSRFFWPFFCRSSVRVLFEHDHRISSFQGVIIRRLAAQAPVEVVEGDGQHDVKVLFCPIVSRAGTDIQAVLSRIKAGQVTIVIVLHHTLDSRAIIPSSSVYESEGVILVDFLFSEDQGLLECQKNSEAFDRTAHYLNQLAPQSSVMGRKGKFLLLTVGSLVLWLMWLDWRQGSCHTVVGVISGFISGAVGGFKNTVNGRLYPALIGGITGGISGAVIGSLV, from the exons ATGAGTTGCTCACGTTTCTTCTGGCCGTTTTTCTGTAGGTCCAGCGTCAGAGTGCTGTTTGAACACGACCACCGTATTAGCAGCTTTCAAGGCGTGATCATCCGCCGTTTAGCAGCACAGGCGCCTGTAGAGGTGGTAGAAGGTGATGGTCAGCATGATGTCAAAGTGCTTTTCTGTCCCATCGTCTCCCGCGCTGGGACTGATATCCAGGCTGTTCTCTCCCGGATTAAAG CTGGTCAAGTCACCATTGTGATAGTGCTGCACCATACCCTTGATTCGAGGGCCATTATACCAAGCAGCAGTGTATATGAGAGTGAAGGGGTTATTCTTGTGGACTTCCTCTTCTCTGAGGACCAAGGACTGCTGGAATGTCAGAAGAACAGTGAAGCATTTGACAGGACAGCACATTATTTAAATCAACTGGCTCCCCAGTCTTCT GTAATGGGAAGAAAGGGAAAATTCCTGCTTTTGACCGTGGGGTCCTTGGTCCTTTGGTTAATGTGGCTGGACTGGCGTCAGGGGTCTTGTCACACTGTCGTTGGAGTGATTAGTGGCTTTATTAGTGGGGCTGTTGGTGGATTTAAGAACACGGTAAATGGAAGACTATATCCTGCCCTTATTGGTGGGATAACTGGAGGGATTAGTGGTGCAGTTATTGGCAGTCTAGTGTAA
- the ccdc25 gene encoding coiled-coil domain-containing protein 25 isoform X2, translated as MVFYFTSAASPPYTIYMGKDKYENEDLIKYGWPEDIWFHVDKLSSAHVYLRMPKGKTIEDIPKEVLIDCAQLVKNNSIQGCKMNNINVVYTPWGNLKKTGDMDVGQIGFHRQKEVKTVAVEKKVNEVINRLEKTKEERYPDLAAEKESRDREERNEKKAQIQDMKKREKEEMKRKKELEELRSYSSLMKSDNMTTNEDGNDSDDFM; from the exons ATGGTTTTCTACTTTACAAGCGCCG CCTCACCGCCCTATACCATCTACATGGGGAAAGACAAATATGAAA ATGAGGATCTCATTAAATACGGCTGGCCTGAGGACATTTG gttTCATGTGGATAAGCTTTCCTCTGCCCATGTATACCTTAGAATGCCCAAG GGCAAGACGATAGAGGACATACCAAAAGAGGTTTTGATTGATTGTGCCCAGCTAGTCAAGAACAACAGCATTCAGG GGTGCAAGATGAACAACATAAATGTTGTTTACACACCATGGGGCAACCTGAAGAAAACCGGAGACATGGATGTTGGCCAGATAGGCTTTCACCGTCAGAAAGAG GTGAAAACAGTGGCAGTAGAAAAGAAAGTCAATGAAGTCATCAATCGGTTGGAGAAAACAAAGGAGGAACGATATCCGGATCTTGCAGCTGAGAAAGAGTCACGAGACAGAGAGGAGCGGAATGAGAAGAAAGCTCAGATACAAGacatgaaaaagagagaaaaggaagaaatgaagaggaaaaaagagctTGAGGAGTTAAG GAGTTACTCATCCCTCATGAAGAGTGACAACATGACCACAAATGAG GATGGCAACGATTCTGATGACTTCATGTAA
- the ccdc25 gene encoding coiled-coil domain-containing protein 25 isoform X1: MVFYFTSAVASPPYTIYMGKDKYENEDLIKYGWPEDIWFHVDKLSSAHVYLRMPKGKTIEDIPKEVLIDCAQLVKNNSIQGCKMNNINVVYTPWGNLKKTGDMDVGQIGFHRQKEVKTVAVEKKVNEVINRLEKTKEERYPDLAAEKESRDREERNEKKAQIQDMKKREKEEMKRKKELEELRSYSSLMKSDNMTTNEDGNDSDDFM, encoded by the exons ATGGTTTTCTACTTTACAAGCGCCG TAGCCTCACCGCCCTATACCATCTACATGGGGAAAGACAAATATGAAA ATGAGGATCTCATTAAATACGGCTGGCCTGAGGACATTTG gttTCATGTGGATAAGCTTTCCTCTGCCCATGTATACCTTAGAATGCCCAAG GGCAAGACGATAGAGGACATACCAAAAGAGGTTTTGATTGATTGTGCCCAGCTAGTCAAGAACAACAGCATTCAGG GGTGCAAGATGAACAACATAAATGTTGTTTACACACCATGGGGCAACCTGAAGAAAACCGGAGACATGGATGTTGGCCAGATAGGCTTTCACCGTCAGAAAGAG GTGAAAACAGTGGCAGTAGAAAAGAAAGTCAATGAAGTCATCAATCGGTTGGAGAAAACAAAGGAGGAACGATATCCGGATCTTGCAGCTGAGAAAGAGTCACGAGACAGAGAGGAGCGGAATGAGAAGAAAGCTCAGATACAAGacatgaaaaagagagaaaaggaagaaatgaagaggaaaaaagagctTGAGGAGTTAAG GAGTTACTCATCCCTCATGAAGAGTGACAACATGACCACAAATGAG GATGGCAACGATTCTGATGACTTCATGTAA